In Physeter macrocephalus isolate SW-GA chromosome 2, ASM283717v5, whole genome shotgun sequence, a single window of DNA contains:
- the LOC102993377 gene encoding calmodulin-binding transcription activator 1-like produces the protein MWRAEGKWLPKTSQKSVSQSLFCGTSTYCVLNTVPPIEDDHGNSNSSHVKIFLPKKLLECLPKCSSLPEERHRWNTNERSGCSRPFGFLFINV, from the coding sequence atgtggcGCGCGGAGGGGAAATGGCTGCCGAAAACAAGCCAGAAGAGCGTTTCCCAAAGTCTGTTCTGTGGAACTAGCACCTACTGTGTTCTCAACACGGTGCCACCTATAGAAGATGATCATGGGAACAGCAATAGTAGTCATGTAAAAATCTTTTTACCGAAAAAGCTGCTTGAATGTCTGCCGAAATGTTCAAGTTTACCCGAAGAGAGGCACCGTTGGAACACTAATGAGAGATCAGGATGCAGCCGtccttttggatttctttttattaatgtgtGA